Part of the Podospora pseudopauciseta strain CBS 411.78 chromosome 7 map unlocalized CBS411.78m_7.2, whole genome shotgun sequence genome, GTAAGACTCCCCGTTTTCATCATGATCAAGACGTATATGTTGCTAACATCACGGCCTAGTTGACATTATCGGCGCTGTCGACATTGATGTTGATGCTCTCATTGCCGTCCTCATCGACCTCCAGGCCCAGATTGACCTCCTCGTTGGCGACATCACCCCCACTCTCAACggtctcctcctcaacgttGACCTCCTTGTTGACCTCAACCTCGCTGTCGTCCTCGACCTCGTTGCCGATGTCCAGGGTCTCCTTGGCGAGATTGAAGTTACCGTCCAGGGTCTCCTTGCCCTCGATGCTGGTACGTCTTGCCGCCTCATTAGCTGCCCCCACAACTCAGATAGAGATGCTAACATGCCAATcagacatcctcctcgtcatctccgCCAACCTCGAGGTTATCCTCGGTCTCGTTGTCGACATCTCTGTCCCCATTGTTGACGTTGTCGTTGACATCGTTGCCAACGTCGGTGCCTCTGTTGGTGCCGTTGTTGCCGGCGTTGTTGCCGACATCCAGGTCGTCCTCGATGCCATCGTCGACCTCACTGCCCTCCTCCGGGTGGACCTTGGCACCATCGTTGCGCTCCGCAAGTAAATTGCAATTCTGAGCTTGCTGATGAAGGAACaaaggggttgttggtcaTGAGACATGCATATGACTAAAAGGGATTGGGTTAATTCCCGGCTGCTAGAGTAGAAGCTGGGTTGCGAGCAGGAGTTGGTTTTCAGCTGTTCCTTGTCAGggtcttctctttttttgtcGATAGTTTGTGGTTTTGTATACTTAGATTGTAATTTTGATAGTCTTGTGTGTTTTGCCAGAACTAGTTCCTTGTTCTCTTCGTGCTTTGTGAACAGTCAACCAACCCAACTCAGGGCATCGGCATTTGTCAATCCCGCAATGACATCAGAGCCACCTTGAGGTTAGTGAAGCACGAGGCTTTCATCCGTCAAAGTTTGTCTACACTTTGGACGAGTCGGTCAGTTTCGGCGCCGGCGCTAGAGATTCGCAAAAACCACCCACCAAACAAATCACACCTGTTCAGGTGCTGGATGGAAAAATAAGGAAGGAACGATGCGAGGGTTTCCAGGGGGCCAGACTCATCTTCACATGCTTCGGGAACTTGACCATCGCGGCTGATGGTCCCCCAAAAAGGTCTGGCCCCGTCAGAAATAAGTTAGTGttttcatcctccccatcaccccttTGCCGGCTGGCTGAACATCAGTTAGTTGCCTGGCAAATATCCCAGGCTGTCACGACTCAACGCTTCCCTTTGGTTTCATTGGCCTCTTTTCGAGTCGCGGGtgtccccttttccttctccatTATGAAGCTGGTACCCCAGCATCAACTGGCCGCGGCCACCCATTCATTGTCACCCATTATCCTCCATGTTGTCCCCTTGACTGGGAGCACGACATTGACAGCCGCGGATGATGGCTGATACTATCGAGCCCGTGGCTcgcccaccgccaccacccaactTCAACACACTTGCTGAGATTCAGCAAGAGGCAGagtcaccaacaccagcaccttTCATCCGCCTGATACAATCTCCTGTTCCCCAAAGCGGCGACATACCAGCCGCCACCTTCAGAGTACCTTGTCCAACACTCCTCCGACCGAGCAAAGATCCAGCCCGCAAAATCCATCCAGTTTTTGAAGCAAAACTCCGAAACAACATGCTGCCCGCTTTGGGCTTTGTCGAGCTGGCCAACGCAGGCGACGTCGCCGCCAACGTGTACAACTCGACACCAATACCTATTACCATTGTGATCTGCATGATTGCTGGTGGTACCGCCTGCTTCAGCctgctcttcttcctcataTACGACGCGACTCGAAGCTGGAAAAACATCTGTGGACTCAGGGTTGAAAGGCGGTTTCTGCAAGACCTACAAAAGGCCGAGGACGAGCAGCAAGACTTGGAAAAGAGAAGTGCCGGCGCAGGCATTGCCCGTTCATTCTCTGGCTCCCATACCAGTGGTTCGagcaaagaaaaaagagctGATGGCGCTGCAAGGAACTGGGGCAGAACCCTGGCTTGCTTTCTCCATATTAACAACCAGGACCTCCGTTCCGAAATTGCCTACCGCTTCGGCATGGACATTGTCATCGGCGTCGGTATACTGCTGGTCAGTGCTGGCACCTGGATGGCCACCCGGGGCGAAGACCCCTATCTTTTTGATCTCTCTAACCTCCTCACTGGCTTCCTCGGCAACTCCCCACTCGCCTTTTACGCAGTCATCAACATGCTCTGGGCAGTCTACCTCGACAACGACCAACGCAAGAAAACACGCATGGTCGCCTCATCTCTCTATTCCGACTTTCCCCCAGGACGTTCCTATGTAGGCGACCGCCTCGAACACATGGTCTCCACCAGAGCCAATTACCTGCGCATCCACTTCCTGCTCAACGGGCTACCTGGTCTGATAGCAGGTGCCATGTCCCTCGCTGCGGCAACGCAGTGGTGGGCTTATGTAGTGCTGATCCCTTGCATCGTCAACTCGGTCATGGCCAACCGGCTGTGGCGGCACAAAATCGGCTATGACCGGCCGTTCTTGACCAACATCGATCTAAAACCCCTCAGCCGGGACGAGCTGCTTGAATCCCTACTCTTGGTGGATAGCCGTCGGCAGAATTTGGCCGCGACGAGGTGGGCGGCGATCACGATGCCGTTTTGTCCGTTACTGCAGTACATTGTTCAGTTCAACCTCTTTGAGCAGTTTTGTCTCCGACTGCTGTCAAAGAACCCCGACATAACCAGACGTTACTTCCAGGGTGATGTCGAAAATGAGCTGGGCGGGGGGACGGCAACGGTGACGATTGATGCGTACCAAGTGTTGAAACTGGCTGAGCTCGAGCCATGTACAAGAGATGTGGTCACCCAGGCCGCAAGGGACACAATCTGGTTTGATGCGAAACGTGGATTGGAgtcgagggagaggtggctgATTGAGATTCTGGAGGTGTACCTCGTGCTGGGGGCGGTTGAGAATGATGGAGGCCGTGATATGCGGCCTTCAGCATCGTCGTTTACAGAGAAGTCGGGGTCTGTCAACTCGCTGTCTGAACAGGAAGACGTCAATGAGAAGCTTGAGATCAGTTTCAGCAGAGAGTAATGGAAAACGAAACCGAACAAACACATGCTACGAATTCCTACAAGAGGTTATGTCAGTCGGCGTATTCCAGCGTATCTGTTACTTACGGTCCTGGTGTGGGTGGAA contains:
- a CDS encoding uncharacterized protein (EggNog:ENOG503NZTW), producing MADTIEPVARPPPPPNFNTLAEIQQEAESPTPAPFIRLIQSPVPQSGDIPAATFRVPCPTLLRPSKDPARKIHPVFEAKLRNNMLPALGFVELANAGDVAANVYNSTPIPITIVICMIAGGTACFSLLFFLIYDATRSWKNICGLRVERRFLQDLQKAEDEQQDLEKRSAGAGIARSFSGSHTSGSSKEKRADGAARNWGRTLACFLHINNQDLRSEIAYRFGMDIVIGVGILLVSAGTWMATRGEDPYLFDLSNLLTGFLGNSPLAFYAVINMLWAVYLDNDQRKKTRMVASSLYSDFPPGRSYVGDRLEHMVSTRANYLRIHFLLNGLPGLIAGAMSLAAATQWWAYVVLIPCIVNSVMANRLWRHKIGYDRPFLTNIDLKPLSRDELLESLLLVDSRRQNLAATRWAAITMPFCPLLQYIVQFNLFEQFCLRLLSKNPDITRRYFQGDVENELGGGTATVTIDAYQVLKLAELEPCTRDVVTQAARDTIWFDAKRGLESRERWLIEILEVYLVLGAVENDGGRDMRPSASSFTEKSGSVNSLSEQEDVNEKLEISFSRE